A section of the Lepus europaeus isolate LE1 chromosome 19, mLepTim1.pri, whole genome shotgun sequence genome encodes:
- the LRFN3 gene encoding leucine-rich repeat and fibronectin type-III domain-containing protein 3: MAVLPLLLCLLPLAPASSPPQPATPSPCPRRCRCQTQSLPLSVLCPGAGLLFVPPSLDRRAAELRLADNFIAAVRRRDLANMTGLLHLSLSRNTIRHVAAGAFADLRALRALHLDGNRLTSLGEGQLRGLVNLRHLILSNNQLAALAAGALDDCAETLEDLDLSYNNLEQLPWEALGRLGNVNTLGLDHNLLASVPAGAFSRLHKLARLDMTSNRLTTIPPDPLFSRLPLLARPRGSPASALVLAFGGNPLHCNCELVWLRRLAREDDLEACASPPALGGRYFWAVGEEEFVCEPPVVTHRSPPLAVPAGRPAALRCRAVGDPEPRVRWVSPQGRLLGNSSRARAFPNGTLELLVTEPGDGGIFTCIAANAAGEATAAVELTVGPPPPPQLANSTSCDPPRDGEPDALTPPSAASASAKVADTVSPTDRGVQVTEHGATAALVQWPEQQPLPGIRMYQIQYNSSADDILVYRMIPADSHSFLLSDLASGRTYDLCVLAVYEDGATGLTATRPVGCARFSTEPALRPCGAPHAPFLGGTMIIALGGVIVASVLVFIFVLLMRYKVHGGQPPGKAKATAPVSSVCSQTNGALGPAPAAPAPEPAAPRAHTVVQLDCEPWGPSHEPAGP, from the exons ATGGCCGTCCTCCCGctgctcctctgcctgctgccgcTGGCCCCCGCCTCGTCTCCACCCCAGCCGGCCACGCCCAGCCCGTGTCCCCGTCGCTGCCGCTGCCAGACCCAGTCACTGCCCCTGAGCGTGCTGTGCCCGGGGGCCGGCCTCCTGTTCGTGCCACCCTCGTTGGACCGCCGGGCGGCCGAGCTGCGCCTGGCCGACAACTTCATCGCGGCCGTGCGCCGCCGCGACCTGGCCAACATGACGGGCCTGCTGCACCTGAGCTTGTCCCGCAACACCATCCGCCACGTGGCGGCCGGAGCCTTCGCCGACCTGCGCGCCCTGCGCGCCCTGCACCTGGACGGCAACCGGCTGACCTCGCTGGGCGAGGGCCAGCTGCGCGGCCTGGTGAACCTGCGCCACCTCATCCTAAGCAATAACCAGCTGGCGGCACTGGCGGCCGGAGCCCTGGACGACTGCGCCGAGACGCTGGAGGACCTCGACCTGTCCTACAACAACCTGGAGCAGCtgccctgggaggccctgggccGCCTGGGCAACGTCAACACGCTGGGCCTCGACCACAACCTGCTGGCGTCCGTGCCCGCCGGTGCCTTCTCCCGCCTGCACAAGCTGGCACGGCTGGACATGACTTCCAACCGCCTCACCACCATCCCGCCCGACCCCCTCTTCTCCCGCCTGCCGCTGCTCGCCAGGCCCCGGGGCTCCCCGGCCTCCGCCCTGGTGCTGGCCTTCGGCGGGAACCCGCTGCACTGCAACTGTGAGCTGGTGTGGCTGCGGCGCCTGGCGCGGGAGGACGACCTGGAGGCCTGCGCCTCGCCTCCTGCCCTGGGCGGCCGCTACTTCTGGGCCGTGGGTGAGGAGGAGTTTGTGTGCGAGCCGCCCGTGGTGACCCACCGCTCGCCGCCCCTGGCGGTGCCCGCGGGCCGGCCGGCCGCCCTGCGCTGCCGGGCTGTGGGGGACCCGGAGCCCCGCGTGCGCTGGGTGTCACCCCAGGGCCGGCTGCTGGGCAACTCGAGCCGAGCCCGTGCCTTCCCTAACGGGACCCTGGAGCTGCTGGTGACCGAGCCGGGCGACGGCGGCATCTTCACCTGCATCGCCGCCAACGCGGCTGGCGAGGCCACGGCCGCCGTGGAACTGACCGTGggtcctcccccgcccccccagctaGCCAACAGCACCAGCTGTGACCCCCCGCGGGACGGGGAGCCGGATGCCCTCACCCCGCCCTCCGCCGCCTCTGCCTCCGCAAAGGTGGCTGACACCGTGTCCCCCACCGACCGGGGCGTCCAGGTGACTGAGCACGGGGCCACCGCTGCCCTCGTCCAGTGGCCggagcagcagcccctccccggcATCCGCATGTACCAGATCCAGTACAACAGCTCGGCTGATGACATCCTCGTgtacag GATGATCCCCGCGGACAGCCACTCCTTCCTGCTCAGCGACTTGGCGTCAGGCCGCACCTACGATCTGTGCGTCCTGGCCGTGTACGAGGATGGCGCCACCGGGCTGACGGCCACGCGGCCCGTGGGCTGCGCCCGCTTCTCCACAGAACCCGCGCTGCGGCCGTGCGGTGCCCCGCACGCACCCTTCCTGGGCGGCACGATGATCATCGCGCTGGGTGGTGTCATCGTGGCGTCCGTCCTGGTCTTCATCTTCGTGCTGCTCATGCGCTACAAGGTGCACGGCGGCCAGCCCCCGGGCAAGGCCAAGGCGACCGCGCCCGTCAGCAGCGTCTGCTCCCAGACCAACGGCGCCCTGGGCCCGGCGCCCGCCGCACCTGCCCCTGAGCCCGCCGCGCCCAGGGCCCACACCGTGGTCCAGCTGGACTGCGAGCCCTGGGGGCCCAGCCATGAACCTGCGGGGCCCTAG